Proteins from one Lachnospiraceae bacterium KGMB03038 genomic window:
- a CDS encoding 4Fe-4S dicluster domain-containing protein, with protein MIKIDPKRCIGCKACVNDCLGGAIRLEEGKAVYIKDCFHCGHCVAVCPTGAVTIPEYDMEEVEEYDADTFSIKPENFLHAVKFRRSVRNYKETPIEPEKMVRILNAGRYTATARNTQDCRFILIQKELDAFKELVWQEISHLTEKMGKEDPLARMFQLFYLRQKRDKKDDALFFNAPSVLVITPGVEILDGGLAAANIEQMAVASGAGVLYNGYLMHVIEGSERLKEWLGITGEQVACCMLMGYPAVTYRRTAPRKKGKIEWR; from the coding sequence ATGATCAAGATCGATCCGAAACGCTGTATTGGCTGTAAAGCCTGTGTGAACGATTGTTTAGGGGGAGCGATCCGGCTGGAAGAAGGGAAGGCGGTATATATCAAAGACTGTTTTCACTGCGGCCACTGTGTTGCCGTCTGTCCCACAGGCGCGGTGACGATTCCTGAGTATGACATGGAAGAGGTAGAAGAGTATGACGCGGATACCTTTTCCATTAAGCCGGAGAATTTTCTTCACGCGGTGAAATTCCGCAGGAGTGTTCGAAACTACAAGGAGACGCCGATCGAACCGGAGAAGATGGTGCGGATTTTGAATGCCGGAAGATATACGGCTACGGCGCGGAATACGCAGGACTGCCGTTTTATCCTGATCCAGAAAGAGCTGGATGCGTTTAAAGAGCTGGTATGGCAGGAAATATCGCATCTTACAGAGAAGATGGGAAAAGAGGATCCGCTGGCCAGGATGTTCCAGTTGTTTTATCTGCGGCAGAAACGGGATAAAAAAGACGACGCCCTTTTCTTTAATGCCCCGTCGGTTCTGGTCATCACACCGGGGGTGGAGATACTGGACGGAGGGCTTGCGGCGGCGAACATCGAACAAATGGCGGTGGCTTCAGGGGCTGGCGTCCTTTACAATGGATATCTGATGCATGTGATCGAGGGCAGTGAGAGATTAAAGGAATGGCTGGGGATCACCGGCGAGCAGGTGGCCTGCTGTATGCTGATGGGATACCCGGCAGTCACTTACCGGAGAACCGCGCCTAGGAAAAAAGGAAAAATTGAATGGAGGTAA